The genomic DNA CTACGGTGACCAGGTCCCGTACGTCGAGAACGCGGCGGCCAACGTGGCGCGGCAGGTGCCGGGCATCGACGCGATCCTGGTCGGGCACGCGCACGAGGAGATCACCGAGCTGAAGGTCGTCAACGAGGAGACCGGGAGGACCGTCGTCCTCTCGGAGCCGCTGTGCTACGCCGAGCGGCTGACCCTGTTCGACTTCGAGCTGGTCTTCGAGCGGGGCCGCTGGCACGTCGAGTCGGTGAAGGCGTCGCTGCGCAACTCCAACGCGGTCGAGGACGACCCGGGGATCACGAAGCTGCTGGCGGACGAGCACGAGAAGGTGGTGGCCTACGTCAACCAGGTGGTGGGCACCGCCACCGAGACGCTGACCACGGTCGAGGCGCGGTACAAGGACGCCCCGATCATCGACCTGATCACCAAGGTGCAGGAGGACGTGGTCAAGGAGGCGCTGGCGGGCACGGAGTACGCCTCGCTGCCGGTCCTCGCGCAGGCGTCGCCGTTCTCGCGGACTTCCGAGATCCCGGCCGGCGACGTGACGATCCGGGACCTGTCGAGCCTGTACGTGTACGACAACACGCTGGTCGCGAAGTTGCTGACGGGCGCGCAGCTGCGGGCGTACCTGGAGTACTCGGCGGAGTACTACGTGCGGACGGCCGCCGGTGCGCCGGTGGACGTGGACAAGCTGACGAACGCGAACGGCCGTCCGGACTACAACTACGACTACGTGTCGGGGCTGGCGTACGAGATCGACGTGGCACAGGCGGCCGGTTCACGGATCAAGAATCTGACGTACGGCGGTGCTCCGCTGGAGGACGCCCAGCAGTTCGTGCTGGCGGTGAACAACTACCGGGCCAACGGCGGCGGCGCCTTCCCGCACGTGGCGTCGGCCAAGGAGCTGTGGTCGGAGTCGACGGAGATCCGCACCCGGATCGCGGAGTGGGCGACCGCGAAGGGTGTGCTGGACCCGAAGGACTTCGCGTCGGCGGACTGGTCGCTGACGCGCGACGGCGTACCCGTGTTCTGACGCACGGGGCCCGAGGCGGCCCTGGATCCCTAGATCCCGTCCACCAGGGGGGTGAGTGCCCGGTGGTGGCGCGCGGACGGGATCTGGGGCAGGCCGCCGTCCAGGCCGAAGGTGGTGAAGGCGGTGCGGGCGGGCAGCGGGTACGGCTCCCGGCCGGTGAGGTCGTTGAGGATGGTCGCGCTGCGCCAGGCGGCTAGGCCCAGGTCGGGCGTGCCGACCCCGTGGGTGTGCGTCTCGGCGTTCTGGACGTAGACGGAGCCGGTGACGGAGGGGTCGAGGACGAGGCGGTGGCGGTCGTCGACGCGGGGGCGTTCGGAGCTGTCGCGTCGCATGTAGGGGTCGAGCCCGGCGAGGAGGCGGCCGAGCGGGCGTTCGCGGTGGCCGGTGGCGAGGACGACGGCGTCGGTGGTGAGGCGCGAGCGGGTCTTCTGCTGCTCGTGCTCCAGGTGGAGTTCGACCTGGGTGGCGGCGATGCGTCCCGCGGTGCGGACGTGGACGCCGGGGGTGAGGGTGGTGTCGGGCCAGCCGCCGTCGAGGGTGCGCCGGTACAGCTCGTCGTGGATGGCGGCGGTGGTGTCGGCGTCGATGCCCTTGTGCAGCTGCCACTGGGCGGCGACGAGGCGGTCGCGGACCGGTTCGGCCAGGCCGTGGAAGTAGCGGGTGTAGTCGGGGGTGAAGTGTTCCAGGCCGAGCTTGGAGTACTCCATGGGGGCGAGGGCGCCGGTGCGGCCGAGCCAGTGCAGCCGCTCCCGTCCGGCGGGGCGGTGGCGGAGCAGGTCGAGGAAGACCTCGGCGCCGGACTGGCCGGTGCCGATGACGGTGACGTGTCCGGCGGCCAGGAGCGTGTCGCGGTGGCGGAGGTAGTCGGCGGCGTGGACGACGGGGACGGCGGGGTCCTCGACGAGGGGTCTGAGCGGGTCGGGGACGTGCGGTTCGGTGCCGACGCCGAGGACGACGTTCCTGGTGTGGGTGCGGCCGAGGGCCTCGGCCTCCCCGCCGGCGTCGAGCTGGGTGTAGTCGACCTCGAAGAGGTCGCGTTCGGGGTTCCAGCGCACCGCGTCGACCTGGTGGTGGAAGTGCAGGGCGGGCAGTCTCTCGGCGACCCAGCGGCAGTAGGCGTCGTACTCGGCGCGCTCGATGTGGAAGCGCTCGGCGAAGTAGAACGGGAAGAGGCGTTCTCTGGCCCTGAGGTGGTTGAGGAAGGTCCAGGGGCTCGCCGGGTCGACGAGGGTGACGAGGTCGGCGAGGAAGGGCACCTGGACGCGTGCGCCGTCGATGAGCAGGCCGGGGTGCCAGCGGAAGTCGGGGCGCTGGTCGTAGAAGACGGCGTCGAGGCCGGTGAGGGGGTCGGCGAGGGCCGCGAGGGAGAGGTTGAAGGGGCCGATGCCGATGCCGACGAGGTCGCGGGGGGCGTCGGGGGTGTGGGGTGCCGGGGTGTTCATCGCGGGACGTGTCCTTCCACGAGCGTCAGGAGCGCTGCGAGGTCGTCTGGGCGGGTGTGGGGGTTCAGGAGGGTCGTCTTGAGCCAGAGCCGGCCGTCGGCGCGGGCGCGGCCGAGGACGGCGCGGCCGGTGGTGAGCAGCGTGCGGCGTACGGCGGCGACGTCGTCGTCGGTGGCTCCGGCGGGCCGGAACAGGACCGTGCTGATGGTGGGCGGGGCGTGCAGTGCGAACCCGGGGTGGTTGTCGACCAGCGCGGCGAACTCCTGGGCGAGCGAGCAGACCGTGTCGACGAGGGCGCCCAGTCCGGCGCGGCCCAGGGTCTTGAGGGTGACGGCGGTCTTCAGGACGTCGGGGCGGCGGCTGGTGCGCGGGGAGCGCCCGAGGAGGTCGGGGAGGCCCGCGTCGGTGTCGTCGTCGGCGTTGAGGTAGTCGGCGCGGTGGTGGAGGGCGGCGAGGTCGTCGGTGTCGGTGACCGTGAGGAGTCCGGCGGGGATCGGCTGCCAGCCGAGCTTGTGCAGGTCCAGGGCGACGGTGTCGGCGGCCTCCAGTCCCGCGAGCCGGGCGCGGTGCCGGTCGCTGAACAGGAGGCCGGCGCCGTAGGCGGCGTCGACGTGGAGGCGGGCGCCGTGGGCGGCGCAGCGGGCGGCGATCTCGGGCAGCGGGTCGATGAGCCCGGCGTCGGTGGTGCCCGCGGTGGCGGCGACCAGGTGCGGGCCGGGGACCTGGGTGAGGGCCTCGTCGAGGGCGGCGGGGTCGAGGGTGCCGGCGGGGGCGGGGACGACGACGGGCTCGGGCAGGCCGAGCAGCCAGGCGGCGCGGGGCAGCGAGTGGTGGGCACCGGCGCCGTGGACCAGCCGCAGGCCCGCGCCGTGCCGCTCGCGGGCGAGCAGGACGGCGAGCTGGTTGGACTCGGTGCCGCCGGTGGTGACGAGGGCGTCGGCGGCGCCGGTCTCGCGGGCGAGGGCGCGGGTGACGAGGGCTTCCAGCGCGGAGGCGGCGGGTGCCTGGTCCCAGGAGTCGAGGGAGGGGTTGAGGACGCTCGCGGCGAGGTCGGCGGCGGCCGCGACGGCGAGCGGCGGGGCGTGCAAGTGGGCGGCGCACAGGGGTGGGCGGGGTCGGCGGCGCCCTCGGCGAGCGCGGTGACCAGGACGCGGAGCGCCTCGGGGTCGCCCCGGCCGGGCAGGATCTCACCGGCCGCGTCGGCCACCCGGGCGGCGACGGCGCCGGGGCCGCCGACGGGCAGCGGGCCGCCGCGTGCGGCCGTGCCGGCACGCAGGGCGTCGAGCACGGTGTCGAGCAGGGGCCGCAGGGCGTCGGTGCCGTGCGGGCCCGAGGCGAGGGGCGGCATGCCCATGAGCTGTCCTCCGGGCACGGGGGCTGGGGTTCCAGCTTCCACGCGCAGGGGCGTGTACGCCCGGACAGCTCAGTGATCACAACCCGAAAGGGGTATCCCGGTGGCTCTCCGCCGGGGACGCGGCCGGTCCCGCCGCGCCACGCGCGCGGGGACCGGCCGCGGCCGGGTCAGTCGGTGTTCGCCTCGCGGACCCGCAGTGCGCGCGCCAGGTCGTCGAGCTGGTCGGTGAGCTTGCGGCGCAGGGCGGGGATCGGTTCGGCGTCGGCGAGGCACTCCTGGCCCAGGCGCAGGGTGTCGGCGTCGACGGCGTGGGCGGGGAAGGCCCAGCGGCCGGCGGCGTCGGCCATGGCGGGGCCGCGGCGGGCGGCGAGCGCGACGGCCTCGGTGTAGTAGCGCGGTACGTAGTCCCGGACCAGATCGGCCTGTTCGGGCTGCCAGAAGCCCTGGGCGGTGGCGGTGAACAGGTAGTTGGAGAGGTCGTCGGAGGCGAACATGGCCTCCCAGGCGCGGGCCTTGGCCTCGGCGTCCGGCAGCGCGGCGCGGCAGCGGGCGGCGCCCTCCTGGCCGGTCGCGCTCGGGTCGCCCGCCAGCTCGGCGGCGATGGCCTCCTCGTCGGTGGCGCCGAGGACGGCGAGCCGGGTGAGGATGCGCCAGCGCAGCTCGGGGTCGAGTTCGGGGCCGCCGGGCACGGTGCCGTCGGCGAGCCAGGCGGCGATGGTGTCGGGGTGGGCGGCGGTGGCGATGCGGTGCCGTACGGCGATCAGGCGCAGCCCGGGGTGGTCGCCGTCCTCGGTG from Streptomyces sp. CB09001 includes the following:
- a CDS encoding SidA/IucD/PvdA family monooxygenase, translated to MNTPAPHTPDAPRDLVGIGIGPFNLSLAALADPLTGLDAVFYDQRPDFRWHPGLLIDGARVQVPFLADLVTLVDPASPWTFLNHLRARERLFPFYFAERFHIERAEYDAYCRWVAERLPALHFHHQVDAVRWNPERDLFEVDYTQLDAGGEAEALGRTHTRNVVLGVGTEPHVPDPLRPLVEDPAVPVVHAADYLRHRDTLLAAGHVTVIGTGQSGAEVFLDLLRHRPAGRERLHWLGRTGALAPMEYSKLGLEHFTPDYTRYFHGLAEPVRDRLVAAQWQLHKGIDADTTAAIHDELYRRTLDGGWPDTTLTPGVHVRTAGRIAATQVELHLEHEQQKTRSRLTTDAVVLATGHRERPLGRLLAGLDPYMRRDSSERPRVDDRHRLVLDPSVTGSVYVQNAETHTHGVGTPDLGLAAWRSATILNDLTGREPYPLPARTAFTTFGLDGGLPQIPSARHHRALTPLVDGI
- a CDS encoding 5'-nucleotidase C-terminal domain-containing protein encodes the protein MPLNRRKFLSRSAVTGAGVALAGAAAAPAAEAAAPAHRGHGRPKRYALTVLGTTDLHGHVFNWDYFKDAEYTDAAGNAQGLGRISTLVNQVREEKGRRNTLLVDAGDTIQGTPLTYYYAKVDPITAEGGPVHPMAQAMNAIGYDAVALGNHEFNYGIETLRRFEEQCDFPLLGANAVDAKTLKPAFPPYFMKTFRVKGAPPVKVAVLGLTNPGIAIWDKAYVQGKLAFPGLEEQAAKWVPKLRSMGADVVVVSAHSGSSGTSSYGDQVPYVENAAANVARQVPGIDAILVGHAHEEITELKVVNEETGRTVVLSEPLCYAERLTLFDFELVFERGRWHVESVKASLRNSNAVEDDPGITKLLADEHEKVVAYVNQVVGTATETLTTVEARYKDAPIIDLITKVQEDVVKEALAGTEYASLPVLAQASPFSRTSEIPAGDVTIRDLSSLYVYDNTLVAKLLTGAQLRAYLEYSAEYYVRTAAGAPVDVDKLTNANGRPDYNYDYVSGLAYEIDVAQAAGSRIKNLTYGGAPLEDAQQFVLAVNNYRANGGGAFPHVASAKELWSESTEIRTRIAEWATAKGVLDPKDFASADWSLTRDGVPVF